The proteins below come from a single Triticum aestivum cultivar Chinese Spring chromosome 5D, IWGSC CS RefSeq v2.1, whole genome shotgun sequence genomic window:
- the LOC123119505 gene encoding ureidoglycolate hydrolase, giving the protein MLPFLLSLLLLTGAAAGVQGHDDAAARRTMEEFAGFPASDDGEGGRASPLRVDSESLQRQIDELASFSDSPAPSVTRVLYSDKDVQARRYIKGIMKQLGLSVREDAVGNIFGRWVGSEAELGAVATGSHVDAIPFSGKYDGVVGVLGALEAISVLQRSGFQPKRSLEVIMFTSEEPTRFGISCLGSRLMAGSEELVRSLKRTVDNHNVSFVDAADSAGYKIHPDDLHNVFLNQDAYFAFIELHIEQGPILEKEGIPIGIVTAIAAPASIKVEFEGNGGHAGAVLMPARNDAGLAAAELALAVEKYVLESGSIDTVGTVGILQLHPGAINSIPSKSHLEIDVRDIDEKRRNYVIEKVHKSAIDISKIRGVELSEFKIINQDPPALSDKSVINAMEFAAKQLGLEYKLMISRAYHDSLFMARISPMGMIFIPCYKGYSHKPEEYASPEDMANGVQMLALTMAKLSLE; this is encoded by the exons tcCTCACCGGCGCCGCGGCGGGGGTACAGGGCCACGACgacgcggcggcgcggcggacgatGGAGGAGTTCGCCGGCTTCCCCGCCTCCGACGACGGCGAGGGCGGCCGCGCCTCCCCCTTGCGCGTAGACTCCGAAAGTCTCCAGCGCCAG ATTGATGAACTGGCCTCGTTCTCCGACTCGCCGGCGCCGTCGGTGACGCGTGTTCTGTACAGCGACAAGGATGTGCAAGCTCGAAG GTATATTAAAGGGATAATGAAACAGCTTGGCCTCTCTGTTCGAGAAGATGCCGTTGGCAACATATTTGGCCGCTG GGTGGGTTCTGAGGCAGAACTAGGAGCAGTTGCAACTGGTTctcatgttgatgccattccatttTCAGGCAAATATGATGGGGTCGTTGGTGTTCTGGGTGCTCTTGAGGCAATCAGTGTGCTCCAAAG GTCTGGTTTCCAGCCAAAAAGATCCTTGGAGGTTATTATGTTTACATCAGAGGAGCCTACACGATTTGGAATTAGCTGCTTGGGAAG CCGCTTAATGGCAGGGAGCGAAGAACTAGTTCGATCACTAAAAAGGACAGTTGACAACCACAATGTATCATTTGTTGATGCTGCTGACTCTGCTGGCTACAAGATACACCCAGACGATCTACATAATGTGTTTTTGAACCAAGATGCATATTTTGCTTTTATAGAATTGCACATTGAACAGGGCCCCATTTTGGAAAAAGAAG GCATCCCAATTGGCATTGTAACTGCCATTGCTGCTCCTGCAAGTATTAAGGTGGAATTTGAGGGGAATGGGGGTCATGCTGGAGCAGTGCTAATGCCCGCAAG AAATGATGCTGGATTGGCGGCAGCTGAGCTGGCATTAGCAGTTGAGAAATATGTTTTGGAATCAGGATCGATAGATACAGTTGGAACAGTTG GTATTCTGCAGCTACATCCCGGAGCTATCAATAGCATCCCAAGTAAATCACACCTAGAAATTG ATGTAAGAGATATTGATGAGAAAAGAAGGAATTATGtcattgagaaggttcacaaatCTGCCATTGACATATCAAAGATCCGTGGAGTAGAACTATCGGAATTCAAGATCATCAACCAGGATCCGCCTGCTCTGTCTGACAAATCAGTCATAAACGCAATGGAATTTGCTGCAAAACAGCTGGGCCTAGAATACAAATTGATGATAAGCAGAGCTTATCACGATTCACTCTTCATGGCCAG AATATCACCAATGGGTATGATCTTCATTCCCTGTTACAAAG GATACAGCCACAAGCCCGAAGAGTATGCGTCGCCCGAGGACATGGCAAACGGGGTTCAGATGCTAGCCTTGACAATGGCGAAACTATCCCTGGAGTGA
- the LOC123124363 gene encoding cinnamoyl-CoA reductase 1: MDREDGIAGDQRKEMASQPRVCVTGAGGYIASWLVKLLLARGYAVHATVRDPCDPKNAYLKQLDKALENLRLFKADMLDYDAVATAFVGCDGVFHLASPVPIDKMVDKEKEMMAPTVNGTMNVLKACSAMSVQKLIVVSSGTAITLNPNWPLDKLKDENCWSDKEFCKENEIWYALAKTEAEEMALEYAEKNGLHVITFCSGAVFGPLLQADVLNITTKFLRYIIKGGPDTINNKFWPIVDVRDVADALLLLYNKAGPYQRYICSEHQIDVKDLVDLMKSMYPSYNYADKLVDVDYKLGMNSDKLKNLGWKPRKLEETLVDSVESYETSGILNVEEEPCRVPYFYRMPPVLE, from the exons ATGGATAGAGAGGACGGCATCGCCGGAGACCAgaggaaagagatggcgtcgcagCCGCGGGTGTGCGTCACCGGAGCCGGCGGGTACATCGCCTCGTGGCTCGTGAAGCTGCTCCTCGCCCGCGGCTACGCCGTGCACGCCACCGTCCGCGACCCAT GTGATCCAAAGAATGCATATCTCAAACAATTAGACAAGGCCCTGGAAAATCTCCGTTTGTTTAAGGcagacatgctcgactacgacgcAGTGGCAACTGCGTTTGTCGGGTGCGATGGTGTCTTCCATCTTGCCTCTCCAGTGCCCATAGACAAGATGGTTGATAAAGAG AAAGAGATGATGGCTCCTACTGTTAATGGCACCATGAATGTGCTTAAGGCTTGCTCTGCTATGAGCGTTCAAAAACTTATTGTGGTTTCATCCGGCACTGCTATTACTTTGAACCCAAATTGGCCTCTAGATAAACTGAAAGATGAGAATTGCTGGTCAGACAAAGAGTTCTGCAAGGAAAATGAG ATCTGGTATGCCCTTGCCAAGACGGAAGCTGAAGAGATGGCCCTGGAATACGCAGAGAAAAATGGATTACATGTCATTACATTTTGCTCCGGTGCGGTCTTTGGCCCACTGTTGCAGGCTGATGTGCTCAATATTACCACCAAATTCCTCCGCTATATCATAAAAG GAGGTCctgacacaataaataacaaattctGGCCCATAGTAGACGTCCGTGATGTTGCTGATGCACTACTGCTGTTATACAACAAGGCAGGACCATATCAGAGGTACATATGTTCAGAACACCAAATCGACGTAAAAGATTTGGTGGATTTGATGAAGAGCATGTACCCCAGCTATAACTATGCAGACAA ACTGGTTGATGTGGATTATAAGCTTGGGATGAATTCAGATAAACTTAAGAATCTAGGATGGAAACCGAGGAAGTTGGAGGAGACACTCGTAGATAGCGTCGAGTCATATGAGACATCAGGAATCCTTAATGTGGAGGAGGAACCTTGTCGTGTTCCGTATTTCTACCGTATGCCACCTGTCCTGGAGTGA